A stretch of the Malus domestica chromosome 08, GDT2T_hap1 genome encodes the following:
- the LOC103435577 gene encoding PLASTID TRANSCRIPTIONALLY ACTIVE protein 6, chloroplastic, which translates to MRATALFLSPPPLLSTPTPLLLLHSLHPLPFRSLKPNPLRKHPLTLSPSPTTPSFLVRADDGDGDSAGPDDYDMDDEELEEVDNKKDFDIQYDTLAAAAAAAAAAANGEEDIAMVQSKSFVFTQGWDSEMVVDYRINEDEFHKISLLDCDFFIRKPPDPDNDVYDFREMYVTPPDTDVYAIPRVLAPMPQKYIRCAKSDFSCYNVTEPPIDAPRDPLYKSERDVLKVYLTKHYRNRRLGDPDFLLDFEEIYVIDSKTKSISRAKVLVSVLGGRSRDRRHDLLVIRDNGNSFRIVHGSEKDDPTTVIEREEWNKTRQDMERHLSKLRDFNVSNWF; encoded by the exons ATGAGAGCAACCGCTCTCTTCCTCTCCCCACCACCACTACTCTCCACACCTAcccctctcctcctcctccactcaCTGCACCCACTCCCCTTCCGCTCCCTCAAACCCAATCCCCTCCGCAAACACCCCCTTACGCTATCCCCCTCCCCAACCACCCCCTCCTTCCTCGTCCGCGCCGACGACGGCGACGGCGACAGCGCAGGCCCCGACGACTACGACATGGACGACGAAGAGCTCGAGGAAGTCGACAACAAGAAGGACTTCGACATTCAGTACGATACCCTAGCTGCCGCTGCAgctgccgccgccgccgccgccaatGGCGAAGAGGACATCGCCATGGTGCAGAGCAAGAGCTTCGTGTTCACGCAAGGTTGGGACTCGGAGATGGTGGTGGATTATCGGATTAACGAAGACGAATTTCACAAGATTAGCTTGCTGGACTGCGATTTCTTCATCAGAAAACCTCCCGATCCCGATAATGACGTCTATGACTTCAGAGAG ATGTATGTTACTCCTCCGGACACAGATGTTTATGCGATTCCCAGGGTTCTTGCTCCAATGCCTCAGAAG TACATTCGATGTGCGAAGAGTGACTTTAGCTGCTACAATGTAACGGAACCACCCATTGATGCTCCTAGAGATCCATTGTACAAGTCTGAACGGGACGTGTTGAAG GTTTACTTGACAAAGCACTACAGGAACCGGAGGTTGGGGGACCCTGATTTTTTGCTGGATTTTGAGGAGATTTATGTAATTGACTCCAAAACAAAGTCCATTAGCAGAGCTAAAGTTTTG GTCAGTGTTCTGGGGGGAAGAAGCAGAGATAGAAGACATGATCTGCTTGTAATACGTGATAATGGAAACTCCTTCAGAATAGTTCACGGG AGTGAAAAAGATGATCCCACAACAGTGATAGAGAGGGAAGAGTGGAATAAGACCAGACAGGACATGGAGAGGCATCTTAGCAAGCTACGAGATTTCAATGTTTCCAATTGGTTCTAG